From a single Dehalococcoidia bacterium genomic region:
- a CDS encoding OsmC family protein yields MRKLPITKARVHVEMDYYLSGSVLAGTVTSGVTEVHSEFEVVSDAPEEEVAYVIRLAKQGCFAERLVETAVPIKSTLKLNGKEATSYLE; encoded by the coding sequence ATGAGAAAACTCCCGATCACCAAGGCCCGCGTCCACGTTGAAATGGACTACTACCTGTCCGGCTCTGTGCTGGCTGGAACGGTCACCAGCGGGGTTACCGAGGTCCACTCCGAGTTCGAAGTTGTCTCGGACGCTCCCGAGGAAGAGGTAGCCTACGTCATTCGCCTCGCGAAGCAGGGTTGCTTTGCCGAGAGGCTTGTGGAGACCGCCGTGCCCATAAAGAGCACGCTCAAGCTCAACGGCAAAGAGGCGACAAGCTACCTGGAGTGA
- a CDS encoding DUF402 domain-containing protein, whose protein sequence is MTQSKYWRPGTQIVQYEMWGEWIVLARPVTVVEDSSTHIALYSHPMTPTVTRVIENRYALDVSERIDIYMQMPNSGFGEFREQPSPDNHVLTLTPPNSWHSVWLFWDSEWRFKNWYVNFQAPIRRLRRGIQVHDYALDILVRPEMTWSWKDMDEFEELIARGFFTDEQLSSIRNEADRMITTIESRGRPFSDDWEKWRPDQRWPIPTLPEDWARLG, encoded by the coding sequence GTGACCCAGTCCAAGTACTGGAGACCCGGCACGCAGATAGTCCAGTACGAGATGTGGGGTGAGTGGATCGTCCTGGCACGGCCCGTCACGGTCGTCGAGGATAGCTCGACTCACATCGCACTGTACTCTCACCCGATGACCCCTACAGTTACTCGCGTGATCGAGAATCGCTACGCCCTCGACGTATCCGAACGTATCGACATCTACATGCAAATGCCGAACTCGGGTTTTGGGGAGTTCAGGGAGCAGCCATCACCGGACAACCATGTCCTAACGCTGACTCCTCCGAATTCGTGGCATTCAGTCTGGCTGTTCTGGGACTCTGAGTGGCGGTTCAAGAACTGGTACGTGAACTTTCAAGCCCCGATTCGTCGGCTACGTCGTGGAATACAGGTCCATGACTATGCTCTCGACATTCTTGTACGTCCCGAAATGACTTGGTCGTGGAAAGACATGGACGAATTCGAGGAACTGATCGCGCGAGGATTCTTCACAGATGAGCAGTTATCGTCGATTCGGAACGAAGCCGATCGAATGATAACCACCATCGAGAGCAGGGGACGGCCTTTCAGCGATGACTGGGAGAAATGGCGACCAGACCAGCGCTGGCCAATTCCGACACTTCCCGAAGACTGGGCCAGACTAGGTTAA
- a CDS encoding 6-bladed beta-propeller: protein MMLTKIVGERVYDFSHVVGGRDQVMGPLAVAFGRDNEMYAVVSALGGGRGITKYTVGLYPGEEEMVQRIGESGQGPGQLMWTSGIALDSDYNIYVTDAMTDRISVFSEGGEFLRSFGSSGDGEVQFSRPSGITIDQDDNLLVVDTMNHRVQKLSRDGRYLSEWGSEGSDPGQFRAPWGITTDADGCIYVADHLNHRIQKFDADAVFMFELGSKGSGDYEFDHPSDVAIDPDGDIYVCDWANHRVQAFTADREYVTTFIGDAQELSKWQLEYVRSNPDVYKARRRVYTLEPEWRFALPSAVEFDSRNSRLMVADTQRWRIQIYNKLHDYDDPQFNI, encoded by the coding sequence ATGATGCTAACGAAGATAGTTGGAGAACGAGTCTACGACTTCAGCCACGTGGTGGGTGGTCGCGACCAGGTTATGGGTCCGCTCGCGGTGGCGTTCGGCCGGGACAATGAGATGTACGCGGTCGTGTCCGCACTTGGCGGCGGTCGCGGGATAACGAAGTACACGGTCGGGCTCTACCCAGGCGAGGAAGAGATGGTCCAGCGCATCGGGGAGTCTGGACAAGGACCCGGGCAGCTGATGTGGACCTCGGGCATCGCGCTCGACTCGGACTACAACATCTACGTCACAGATGCCATGACCGATCGGATATCAGTGTTCTCGGAAGGCGGCGAGTTCCTCCGCTCGTTCGGTTCGTCGGGCGACGGCGAGGTCCAGTTCAGCAGGCCGTCGGGCATCACGATCGACCAAGACGACAACCTGCTGGTCGTGGACACCATGAACCACCGTGTCCAGAAGCTCAGTCGCGATGGCCGCTACCTGTCCGAGTGGGGCAGCGAAGGGTCTGATCCCGGCCAGTTCAGGGCTCCCTGGGGCATCACGACCGACGCAGACGGCTGCATCTACGTCGCCGACCACCTGAACCACCGCATCCAGAAGTTCGACGCGGACGCCGTGTTCATGTTCGAGCTGGGCAGTAAGGGCTCTGGCGACTACGAGTTCGATCACCCGTCGGACGTCGCCATCGACCCGGACGGTGACATCTACGTGTGCGACTGGGCCAACCACAGGGTGCAGGCATTCACCGCCGACCGCGAATACGTCACGACGTTCATCGGCGATGCGCAGGAGCTGTCGAAGTGGCAGCTGGAGTATGTCCGCTCCAACCCGGACGTGTACAAGGCGCGACGCCGCGTATACACGCTGGAGCCGGAGTGGCGCTTCGCACTGCCCTCAGCGGTCGAGTTCGACAGTCGCAACTCCAGGCTGATGGTGGCCGACACCCAGCGCTGGCGCATCCAGATCTACAACAAGCTCCACGACTACGACGACCCGCAGTTCAATATTTGA
- a CDS encoding DUF1800 domain-containing protein, with amino-acid sequence MSSNELSQMAHLMRRAGFGATRDELERLVAAGYEATVEDLLHPEAHEPVDIYQFLRYYHFQWKPGTLGGIGQTGWVWRMINTETPLQEKMCLFWHQIFATGVSKVDHYDEITDMIDIFREKGLGKYRDLLLKVSRNPAMLFWLDNHENHATAINENWGRELLELFTMGVGNYTEEDVYECSRAFTGWTMTPKLPRFHMGRWDWYFEYRPDDHDDGEKNFLGHTGNFNGEDIIDIVLAHPATARFIARHMYSFFVADEVQVPAWEHTPPRDPAAIEVLANALTESDFDIEHTLRVLFNSDFFKEAQFTKVKNPTEVVIGTLRMVGGAELAGPETFDYSNHITYMGQELLNPPSVEGWHSGVEWINSGSLMKRANFVADMVRELDRPGVSAIIDRVKTSGASPESAVDTCLDLLGPMVVKDETREELIEHASTNGDFTWDDANEADSARRVAELLQLIVATREYQFA; translated from the coding sequence ATGTCCAGCAACGAATTGTCACAGATGGCACACCTCATGCGGAGAGCAGGGTTCGGGGCCACGCGGGACGAACTCGAGCGTCTAGTCGCCGCTGGCTACGAGGCGACCGTAGAGGACCTGCTTCATCCCGAGGCTCACGAGCCGGTGGACATCTACCAGTTCCTACGCTACTACCACTTCCAGTGGAAGCCAGGCACCCTCGGGGGTATCGGCCAGACCGGCTGGGTGTGGCGCATGATCAACACCGAGACTCCACTCCAGGAGAAGATGTGTCTCTTCTGGCACCAGATCTTCGCGACGGGAGTATCGAAGGTCGACCACTACGACGAGATCACCGACATGATCGACATCTTCCGCGAGAAGGGACTCGGCAAGTACCGGGACCTGCTCCTGAAGGTCTCCAGGAATCCCGCGATGCTGTTCTGGCTGGACAACCACGAGAACCACGCCACGGCGATCAACGAGAACTGGGGCCGTGAGCTTCTAGAGCTCTTCACCATGGGAGTCGGCAACTACACCGAAGAGGACGTGTACGAGTGCTCTCGCGCCTTCACGGGCTGGACGATGACGCCCAAGCTGCCGCGGTTCCACATGGGACGCTGGGACTGGTACTTCGAGTACCGCCCCGACGACCACGACGACGGCGAGAAGAACTTCCTGGGACACACCGGCAACTTCAACGGCGAGGACATCATAGACATCGTGCTGGCGCATCCCGCTACGGCGAGGTTCATCGCCCGGCACATGTACAGCTTCTTCGTCGCCGACGAAGTCCAGGTGCCCGCGTGGGAGCATACCCCGCCACGCGATCCTGCAGCCATCGAGGTGCTCGCAAATGCGCTGACCGAGTCGGACTTCGACATCGAGCATACGCTGCGGGTGCTGTTCAACTCCGACTTCTTCAAGGAAGCCCAGTTCACCAAGGTCAAGAACCCGACCGAGGTTGTCATCGGCACGCTGAGGATGGTCGGCGGCGCGGAGCTAGCCGGTCCCGAGACATTCGACTACTCCAACCACATCACGTACATGGGGCAGGAGCTGCTCAACCCTCCGAGCGTGGAGGGCTGGCACTCGGGCGTCGAGTGGATCAACAGCGGCTCTCTGATGAAGCGCGCCAACTTCGTCGCCGACATGGTCAGAGAGTTAGACCGCCCCGGAGTCAGCGCGATCATTGATCGGGTGAAGACCTCGGGCGCGTCGCCGGAGTCGGCTGTCGATACGTGCCTGGACCTGCTCGGTCCCATGGTGGTGAAGGACGAGACCCGCGAGGAGCTGATAGAGCACGCCTCGACCAACGGTGACTTCACATGGGACGACGCCAACGAGGCGGATTCGGCCCGGCGGGTGGCTGAGCTGCTTCAGTTGATAGTTGCCACGAGGGAGTACCAGTTCGCTTAG
- a CDS encoding ImmA/IrrE family metallo-endopeptidase, translating to MQEYEVGGIDPRLLGRRIQEARKARGLTQQEVADALSLARTTVTALEKGERRVRPDEIIDMVGLFGRTVSDLVGSREPISDFAVQFRTAIGAAGSRQAQEDMSEAVREFQTLCEDYLYLENLNGSTLRQNYIPEYSINVTSPEDSAEDVASAERNRLGLGDGPVLNLREMLENDVAMRVFSMKLPSRVAGIFSYAQELGGCIAVNAQHPEERRRWSMAHEYGHFLTSRFHSEISILGVYRRVPVQERFADAFAGCFLMPAAGLRRRFNEMSRAAAGEVTMADVVRIADYYFVSIEAVTLRLEELRLLPGGTWDRLRDRGFRVREAQEQLGLSRRNDSDQLLPLRYQFLAIRSYEEGQLTEGELSRLLRVDRVSARRTVQRLTHTPHLCDEGDLESLSIDLTGSLLG from the coding sequence ATGCAAGAGTATGAAGTTGGTGGCATTGATCCGAGACTGCTAGGTCGCCGAATCCAAGAAGCGCGGAAGGCGAGGGGGCTCACTCAGCAGGAGGTGGCGGACGCTCTTTCCCTGGCGCGAACGACGGTTACGGCCCTGGAGAAGGGCGAACGGCGGGTCCGCCCTGACGAGATAATAGATATGGTCGGTCTCTTCGGTAGAACGGTGAGTGACCTCGTCGGCTCCAGGGAACCGATATCGGACTTTGCCGTTCAGTTTCGCACTGCAATAGGAGCAGCTGGGTCGCGTCAGGCCCAAGAGGATATGTCTGAGGCTGTCAGAGAGTTCCAGACACTGTGTGAAGACTATCTGTACCTCGAAAACTTGAACGGGTCGACTCTTCGCCAAAATTACATCCCGGAGTATTCGATCAATGTCACTTCGCCTGAAGACTCGGCAGAAGACGTGGCGTCGGCGGAACGCAACAGATTGGGCCTTGGAGACGGACCGGTCCTGAACCTCAGAGAGATGCTTGAGAACGACGTCGCCATGCGCGTCTTCTCCATGAAACTGCCATCGCGAGTCGCTGGAATCTTCTCATACGCGCAGGAACTCGGGGGCTGCATCGCCGTAAATGCTCAGCACCCGGAGGAACGTCGCAGATGGTCGATGGCCCACGAATATGGACACTTCCTGACTAGCCGGTTCCACTCGGAGATTTCGATACTGGGTGTGTACAGGCGTGTTCCGGTACAGGAAAGATTCGCTGACGCTTTCGCTGGTTGCTTCCTCATGCCGGCAGCGGGTCTGAGACGCAGATTCAACGAGATGTCTCGGGCCGCGGCGGGCGAGGTGACCATGGCGGATGTAGTCCGTATCGCTGATTACTACTTCGTATCGATCGAGGCGGTTACACTGCGCCTGGAGGAGCTGCGCCTCCTTCCGGGAGGAACATGGGACAGGCTCAGGGACAGAGGGTTCAGGGTGCGAGAGGCCCAGGAGCAGTTGGGGCTGTCACGCCGCAACGACAGCGACCAGTTGCTCCCACTACGTTACCAATTCCTCGCTATCCGTTCTTATGAAGAGGGCCAGCTCACGGAGGGAGAGTTATCTCGACTTCTGAGGGTTGACCGGGTATCTGCAAGGCGGACAGTACAGAGGTTGACCCACACGCCGCACCTTTGTGATGAAGGAGACCTTGAATCGCTGTCCATCGACCTCACCGGCAGCCTCCTCGGATAG
- the xylB gene encoding xylulokinase, protein MPHHYLGIDIGTTAVKALVVDEHGTVVGEAESPLEVSVPRPGWAEQDPSDWWQGTVNAVRAACDQAGVREVSSIGLSGQMHSSVLLDESDHVLRPAILWNDVRTTAQCRSITDTVGTDGLRRLVGNPALEGFTAPKLLWVRDEEPDTFAQTRSVLLPKDYVRLLLTGEKATEPSDAAGTLLFDVQQGRWSDEMITALQFDPSILPPVHGSASVTGELTASAAEALGLRQGTPVVGGGADNAAAAVGSGVVGQGALQTSIGTSGAVVAPIEQPSVDPGMRIHSFNHADDDTWYLMGVVLSAGAAFDWFRRTLSALDATPPTYDELTAEANSVPPGADGLTFLPYLTGERTPHADSNARGAFVGMHTGHHRGHLVRAVMEGVVFALRDSLELMRNLGVDATEAVAVGGGARSTFWRQMQADALSVPVVTVGPSGGAPYGAAVLAAVGSGAFPSVRGACQAWVTPLDRAEPRPETATAYADAYDRYQSLYPHLKPHFAEQA, encoded by the coding sequence ATGCCGCACCACTACCTCGGAATAGACATCGGCACCACCGCGGTCAAGGCGCTTGTCGTAGATGAACATGGGACCGTCGTCGGAGAGGCCGAGTCGCCCCTCGAGGTGTCGGTTCCGAGGCCGGGCTGGGCGGAGCAGGACCCGTCCGATTGGTGGCAGGGTACGGTCAACGCTGTCAGGGCCGCGTGCGACCAGGCTGGCGTGCGGGAAGTCAGCTCGATCGGGCTTTCAGGGCAGATGCACAGCTCGGTGCTTCTCGACGAATCAGACCATGTGCTGAGACCCGCGATACTCTGGAACGACGTCCGCACCACCGCACAGTGTCGCTCCATAACCGACACGGTTGGCACGGACGGTCTGCGCAGGCTGGTGGGCAATCCCGCTCTCGAGGGATTCACCGCGCCCAAACTGCTGTGGGTGCGCGACGAGGAGCCCGACACATTCGCCCAGACCCGCTCAGTCCTGCTGCCCAAGGACTATGTGCGCCTGCTCCTGACCGGCGAGAAGGCCACCGAGCCTTCCGACGCTGCCGGCACCCTGCTGTTCGACGTGCAACAGGGTCGCTGGTCGGATGAGATGATCACAGCGCTGCAGTTCGACCCTTCGATACTCCCGCCCGTGCATGGCTCTGCAAGCGTGACCGGCGAACTCACCGCGTCCGCCGCGGAGGCCCTCGGCCTGAGGCAGGGCACACCCGTAGTTGGGGGAGGCGCTGACAACGCCGCGGCCGCAGTTGGATCTGGCGTAGTAGGGCAGGGCGCATTGCAGACATCCATCGGCACCTCCGGCGCGGTGGTCGCTCCAATCGAGCAGCCCAGTGTCGATCCCGGAATGCGCATCCACTCGTTCAACCACGCCGACGACGACACCTGGTACCTCATGGGAGTCGTCCTGTCCGCAGGCGCGGCCTTCGACTGGTTCAGACGGACGCTGTCTGCTCTCGACGCTACGCCGCCCACGTACGACGAGCTTACCGCCGAGGCCAACAGCGTCCCACCGGGAGCAGACGGCCTGACGTTCCTGCCGTACCTGACCGGCGAACGCACGCCTCACGCCGACTCGAACGCGCGCGGAGCCTTTGTCGGCATGCACACAGGGCATCATCGAGGCCACCTCGTGCGCGCCGTGATGGAGGGAGTGGTCTTTGCTCTACGGGACTCGCTCGAACTGATGAGGAACCTTGGAGTCGACGCAACCGAGGCCGTGGCAGTCGGCGGCGGTGCGCGCAGCACCTTCTGGCGTCAGATGCAGGCCGACGCTCTCAGCGTACCCGTCGTCACCGTCGGCCCGTCAGGCGGCGCCCCATACGGAGCCGCGGTGCTTGCAGCAGTAGGCTCCGGCGCATTCCCGTCGGTCAGAGGTGCCTGCCAAGCGTGGGTCACACCCCTCGACCGCGCCGAGCCACGCCCAGAGACCGCCACCGCGTACGCGGATGCCTACGACCGCTACCAAAGCCTCTACCCACACCTCAAGCCCCACTTCGCCGAGCAGGCGTAG
- a CDS encoding 6-bladed beta-propeller — MTSVGTDTLTFELAQDFPKLPDGEAFDVVSTVATDSRDRLYVFQRTDPPVVVFDKEGNYLNAWGHGAFNSPHGMSISDDVVYLTDRDDSVAVSYTLEGRPLLVIGERGVHSDTGCEGPGDMVPRAAGPFNYPTEMVKGPSGSIYVSDGYRNSRIHKFTGDGEFIKSWGTPGSSAPGEFHLPHSLMVDADEKVYVCDRANRRIQIFDGDGEFITMWTGMGGPNDISQGSDGNFYICEQAADDNPSRLTIRDGDGEVLARWDLLRHAHGLWVDSQGDIYLGLTTSHSVDKYVRVS; from the coding sequence ATGACTTCCGTTGGCACAGATACCCTCACGTTTGAACTCGCCCAGGACTTCCCCAAGCTTCCCGACGGTGAGGCTTTCGATGTAGTCAGCACTGTCGCTACCGACTCGCGGGACAGGCTCTACGTCTTTCAGAGGACGGATCCCCCCGTGGTCGTCTTCGACAAAGAAGGCAACTATCTGAACGCATGGGGACACGGCGCCTTCAACTCTCCGCACGGCATGAGCATCAGCGACGACGTTGTCTATCTGACCGACCGCGACGACTCCGTCGCCGTGTCATACACCCTGGAGGGCAGGCCACTGTTGGTGATCGGAGAACGCGGCGTTCACTCCGACACAGGATGCGAGGGACCCGGCGACATGGTCCCCCGGGCCGCCGGGCCGTTCAACTATCCCACCGAGATGGTGAAGGGTCCCTCCGGCAGCATCTACGTCTCCGACGGCTACCGAAACAGCAGGATTCACAAGTTCACCGGAGATGGCGAGTTCATCAAGTCCTGGGGAACGCCGGGGAGCTCAGCGCCGGGCGAGTTCCACCTGCCGCACAGCCTGATGGTGGATGCAGACGAGAAGGTCTACGTCTGCGACCGCGCCAATCGCCGCATCCAGATATTCGACGGCGACGGCGAATTCATCACCATGTGGACCGGCATGGGTGGGCCGAATGACATATCGCAGGGCTCGGACGGTAACTTCTACATCTGCGAGCAGGCCGCCGACGACAATCCCTCACGCCTCACCATCCGGGACGGCGACGGCGAGGTGCTGGCCCGATGGGACCTTCTTCGCCACGCCCACGGCCTATGGGTCGACTCCCAGGGCGACATATATCTCGGACTGACGACAAGCCACAGCGTGGACAAGTACGTGCGCGTAAGCTAA